The Sedimentisphaera salicampi genome includes a region encoding these proteins:
- a CDS encoding ATP-binding protein, giving the protein MNLNVGSIRNNIDGFEEIARLYNSSRHLKYDLIELDFEQCEFFEANMAAALYSIISRLYEELNSVKLQNIPQNIKQVLCRNRLLAEFGFQIEKDTYQTTIPFKKFKKNANEQFLEYLKYYLRGRGIPKMSGELSKRFKQSLLEIFQNSGSHSCHGINIFSCGQYFPNKERFDFSISDSGIGIRENVRKFFKNDKISSKQAIEWALKEGHSTRTFKQPSGIGLKLIKDFLNLNKGKLQVISRFGYYEFSQKDEQLKKMKYDFPGTCVNIEINTADEYSYKMETE; this is encoded by the coding sequence ATGAATCTGAATGTTGGATCTATCCGAAACAATATAGACGGCTTTGAGGAGATAGCAAGGCTGTATAACTCAAGCAGACACTTGAAATATGATTTAATTGAACTCGATTTTGAGCAGTGTGAGTTTTTTGAAGCAAATATGGCCGCTGCATTGTATTCTATAATATCAAGGCTTTATGAAGAGCTTAACAGCGTAAAACTCCAGAACATCCCTCAAAACATAAAACAAGTTTTATGCAGAAACCGCCTTTTAGCTGAGTTTGGGTTTCAGATTGAAAAAGACACATATCAAACAACGATTCCCTTTAAAAAATTCAAAAAGAATGCCAACGAACAATTTCTGGAATATTTGAAATACTATCTCAGAGGCCGAGGCATTCCGAAAATGTCGGGCGAATTGAGCAAGCGGTTCAAGCAAAGCCTTCTTGAGATATTTCAAAATTCGGGTTCACATTCCTGCCACGGCATAAACATATTTTCCTGCGGCCAATACTTTCCGAACAAAGAAAGGTTTGATTTTTCAATATCAGATTCTGGAATTGGAATTCGTGAAAATGTAAGAAAGTTTTTCAAAAATGATAAAATCAGCTCAAAACAAGCCATAGAATGGGCTCTGAAAGAAGGGCATTCTACCAGAACCTTCAAACAGCCCAGCGGAATTGGCTTGAAACTAATCAAAGATTTTCTTAATCTTAATAAAGGCAAGCTACAGGTTATTTCAAGATTTGGTTATTATGAATTTTCTCAGAAAGACGAGCAGCTTAAAAAAATGAAGTATGATTTTCCAGGCACCTGCGTAAACATAGAAATCAATACCGCAGATGAATACAGTTACAAAATGGAAACTGAATGA
- a CDS encoding STAS-like domain-containing protein, translating to MPKEIKINAAEFVGSLCISSDDGQKLFDKLKPLLKENNKIILNFEGVEILISLFLNVAIGQLYGQFSKDVIESSIKVQGLSNSDLQILERVKENALRYYNNPEPYDEAWQELEEDDE from the coding sequence ATGCCGAAAGAAATAAAAATAAACGCAGCAGAATTTGTAGGCAGTCTTTGCATATCTTCAGATGACGGACAAAAACTGTTCGATAAACTAAAGCCTCTTCTTAAAGAAAACAATAAAATCATCCTTAATTTTGAAGGGGTGGAGATACTGATCTCACTGTTTTTGAACGTTGCTATAGGCCAGCTATACGGGCAATTTAGCAAAGATGTAATTGAATCCTCTATTAAAGTTCAGGGGCTCAGCAATTCTGATTTACAGATTTTGGAGAGGGTTAAAGAAAATGCCCTAAGATACTACAACAATCCCGAACCATACGATGAGGCTTGGCAGGAGCTTGAGGAAGATGATGAATGA
- a CDS encoding response regulator transcription factor produces MIEILVCDDHAVVREGLKLIIESSEDISVKSEAGSGEEAVALVTKHAFDAVILDISMEGMGGIEALNQIKNTRPDLPVLMLSMHPEDQYAVRVLKAGAAGYLTKKSASEDLLEAVRTVYRGRKFITPAVSRKLVDTILEPQNSQKHEGLSDREYQVLIMLGKGKSLGEISDELHLSPKTVSTYKTRIMNKMGISNNAELIRYCIENSLV; encoded by the coding sequence ATGATTGAGATATTAGTTTGCGATGATCACGCTGTAGTTCGAGAAGGGCTAAAGCTTATAATAGAAAGCAGCGAGGATATAAGTGTGAAATCTGAGGCCGGTTCGGGAGAAGAGGCCGTGGCTTTGGTTACAAAGCACGCATTTGATGCTGTTATCCTTGATATCTCCATGGAAGGAATGGGAGGCATAGAGGCATTGAACCAGATCAAGAATACCCGCCCTGATCTGCCTGTTTTAATGCTGAGTATGCATCCAGAGGATCAGTATGCCGTGCGCGTTTTAAAGGCAGGAGCGGCCGGGTATCTTACAAAGAAAAGCGCTTCTGAAGACCTGCTCGAAGCTGTCAGAACTGTTTATAGAGGTAGAAAATTTATAACTCCTGCTGTGAGCCGGAAGTTGGTGGATACTATTCTTGAGCCTCAAAATTCACAAAAACACGAAGGCCTCTCAGACCGTGAATATCAAGTGCTGATTATGCTGGGTAAGGGAAAATCGCTTGGTGAAATCTCTGATGAGCTGCATTTATCCCCCAAAACCGTAAGCACATACAAAACGAGAATTATGAATAAAATGGGAATTTCAAATAACGCCGAACTAATCCGCTACTGCATCGAAAATTCCCTCGTTTAG